A part of Dehalogenimonas sp. W genomic DNA contains:
- a CDS encoding DnaD domain protein has product MNQVFDGYSESFDYSGIPKPFFSRVMPIINDLDELKTTLIFFKLFFAKKGQPRFVTDLELVAEAQGQLDQDQIRKAMNLAGQHNHIIELNGVNGAKTYFLNDASGRKSVALIKQGEIQVPEVVPAIPVTPPIETPNIFSLYEQNIGLITPIIADELRSAMDNYPETWIRDAISEASELNKRSWRYISKILDNWATQGERNGTHQRDIQKGPDKYVKGRYGKFVQR; this is encoded by the coding sequence ATGAACCAGGTCTTTGACGGATATTCCGAAAGTTTTGACTATAGCGGCATTCCCAAGCCGTTTTTCAGCCGGGTGATGCCCATAATTAATGATCTTGATGAACTAAAAACAACGTTGATTTTTTTCAAGCTGTTTTTTGCTAAAAAAGGCCAACCCAGATTCGTTACAGACTTGGAGCTAGTCGCGGAAGCTCAAGGCCAATTGGACCAGGATCAGATACGGAAAGCGATGAACCTGGCCGGTCAGCACAATCACATAATTGAGCTTAATGGTGTTAACGGCGCAAAAACGTATTTTTTGAACGATGCTTCGGGTCGGAAATCAGTCGCTCTTATAAAACAAGGTGAAATACAAGTCCCAGAGGTTGTTCCGGCAATACCGGTTACACCGCCAATAGAAACACCTAATATATTTTCATTATATGAACAAAATATCGGCCTTATTACACCGATAATTGCCGATGAACTTAGATCAGCTATGGATAATTATCCGGAAACCTGGATCCGGGATGCTATTTCAGAAGCATCTGAATTGAATAAGCGTAGTTGGCGTTATATTAGTAAAATACTGGATAATTGGGCGACACAAGGTGAAAGAAATGGAACACATCAGCGAGATATTCAAAAAGGCCCCGACAAATATGTCAAAGGACGCTATGGCAAATTTGTCCAACGATAG
- a CDS encoding ATP-binding protein, translating to MSNDRFEQRSDMKPECPKCLGARFVYPKTPSGKIDYSRSVPCTCVAGTTDMMLKKQRLLDYSRLGTLRELNFDNLLPEGRHGDLQQKTSYMSAVEAARIFTGEPKGLLVFTGPSGSGKTHVLAAIVNELIASGKTVVYRSAPDMMDELRAGFSQGAEYAYADLFERLKTIPILVLDDFGVQNDSPWVREKLEQLLTYRNHQELPTVIATGVPFEVLDERVKNRINNAHQTAMFSLGSNDISGRDWAEGLELQKRMTFASFDRERLNLPLEEQENLNRAYKVAYDFARAPDGWLILQGVTGCGKTHLASSIVNYRYQSNLPALFTVVPEFLDHLRSTFTPDSRVSYDEIFDRVKTTPFLVLDDFGEHASTPWAQEKLYQVISYRYNAQLPTVITTRSSLDEIEPAISSRFIDHQFSMVFNITAPDYRGDTSRGKKAHSRAGNKTYYPKK from the coding sequence TTGTCCAACGATAGATTTGAACAACGTTCCGATATGAAACCCGAGTGCCCTAAATGTCTGGGAGCACGCTTTGTGTATCCCAAGACTCCGAGTGGCAAAATCGATTATTCCAGAAGCGTGCCATGTACCTGTGTCGCCGGCACCACAGACATGATGTTAAAGAAACAGCGTTTATTGGATTATTCCCGACTGGGAACGCTAAGGGAACTAAATTTTGACAATTTATTACCCGAAGGCCGACATGGGGACCTCCAACAAAAAACGAGTTATATGTCTGCCGTGGAAGCTGCCCGAATCTTTACCGGGGAACCTAAAGGTTTACTGGTTTTTACTGGTCCTTCCGGCTCAGGCAAAACACATGTGTTGGCTGCGATAGTTAACGAGTTAATTGCCAGTGGTAAAACTGTCGTTTACCGTTCCGCTCCCGATATGATGGATGAATTAAGAGCCGGTTTTTCCCAAGGCGCTGAGTATGCCTATGCCGACTTGTTTGAGCGTTTAAAGACCATCCCTATTCTAGTGTTGGATGATTTTGGAGTCCAGAACGATTCTCCCTGGGTTCGCGAAAAATTAGAACAACTATTAACTTACCGCAATCATCAGGAATTACCCACTGTAATTGCCACAGGTGTACCTTTTGAAGTTCTAGATGAACGGGTCAAAAACAGGATTAACAATGCTCATCAGACAGCGATGTTCAGCCTCGGCAGCAACGATATCTCCGGACGTGATTGGGCTGAAGGTCTGGAATTACAAAAACGCATGACATTTGCCTCATTTGACCGTGAGCGTCTTAACCTTCCGTTGGAGGAACAGGAAAACCTTAATCGCGCCTACAAGGTAGCTTATGATTTCGCACGAGCCCCTGACGGCTGGTTGATTCTACAGGGCGTCACCGGTTGCGGTAAAACGCACTTGGCGTCCTCAATCGTGAATTACCGTTATCAATCTAATCTGCCAGCTTTGTTCACGGTCGTGCCGGAGTTTCTGGATCATTTAAGGTCAACTTTTACACCGGACAGCCGCGTTTCCTATGATGAAATATTCGACAGGGTTAAGACTACGCCATTTTTAGTACTTGATGATTTTGGAGAACACGCTTCCACTCCCTGGGCTCAGGAAAAATTGTATCAGGTCATTAGCTACCGCTACAACGCTCAATTACCAACAGTGATTACCACCCGTTCGTCGCTTGATGAAATTGAACCGGCTATCAGTTCCCGTTTCATTGATCATCAATTCAGCATGGTTTTTAATATCACCGCCCCCGATTACCGAGGTGATACCAGCAGGGGGAAAAAGGCCCATTCAAGAGCCGGTAATAAGACATACTATCCTAAGAAATAA
- the mfd gene encoding transcription-repair coupling factor, with protein sequence MTPKLKKLFYFLRNDTSYLQLINQAKSGAMDLSCSTIESARSYVISSICDELKRPCIVITHNSERAKQLTEQLSLYFAESAILLYPYPELLPYQRAATDRTTQMDTILALARITGLNNNIPQISVIALESLLQHVPARDDFVAVWNTLVSGTEISPMVLTGQLVAAGYRQDVLAEVPGSFSRRGGIIDIFSPTEDYPFRLEFFGDTIESIRLFDPGTQRSIRTLDCVELSPASLLITPRHWGQDCLNGLENTVYEELLEEVDKLNAGGRPETSGFWQPYVNKSSLIDYVPTDTIVFIDDPELVARSWESYHEEAEQLRIEKETQRHLPTDYPIPYLYWQHLHKSFNSRLTIELRSWGGSSNSSIELPFAGASSYSGRLPAFFEKLPELLEQQKTVIILSYQSERLQELLKEKAIPFKVAEEFSTDFLKSLTIIHSLSDSGWVLMGEIFLFTDLELFGFIKTRRQSHRRSNIKGLVLSELNPGDFVVHIDHGIAQFKEIINKQAGGTNRDYLLLEYAAGDRLYVPTDQIERVGRYIGTDGESPVLNRLGTLEWTRSKEKAQKAAEEMAEELVELYANRQLVSGYAYSPDTIWQRELEGSFPYVETPDQIRALDDIKTDMEKPQPMDRLILGDVGYGKTEVALRAAFKAVMDGRQVAILVPTTVLAQQHYVTFKNRLAAFPLKLESLSRFRSESEQCRIIDDLACGVVDIVIGTHRLLQSDVRFNNLGLVIIDEEQRFGVMHKEFLKKLRQEVDVLTLSATPIPRTLQLSLTGVRDMSIIETPPQERLPVKTIVAAWDDNIVREAILRELERGGQVFFVHNRVASIYHIAAKLQKLVPEASFTVGHGQMPEHELEMVMSRFTEGTENVLVCTTIIESGVDVPNANTIIINHADRFGLTQLYQLRGRVGRGTNLAYSYLLYEKDKRLTETSLKRLKTIYEAAELGAGYSIAMKDLEIRGAGTLLGTRQSGQISAVGFNLYTEMLSEAVEKQQKKHKQPIESNTRRLTPPSVDLPIVAYIPETYIANTQLRLRLYQRLTAINNTSDLTEMENELSDRFGPIPSETADVLFLIRLRIFGVKIGIKSFSTANDEIIISFHPGLQPDFNRLRPLKSGISLSPTKIRIKYQEPGVNWRQLLEEITWRLAK encoded by the coding sequence ATGACACCTAAACTTAAAAAACTATTCTACTTTCTTCGCAACGACACCTCTTACCTGCAACTGATTAATCAAGCGAAATCCGGAGCAATGGATTTAAGCTGTTCAACCATTGAATCCGCCCGTTCTTATGTAATCAGTTCTATTTGCGACGAACTCAAAAGACCTTGCATCGTAATTACACACAATTCAGAACGGGCAAAACAGCTAACGGAGCAGTTATCACTATATTTTGCTGAGAGTGCCATCTTGCTTTACCCGTACCCCGAACTTTTGCCTTATCAAAGAGCGGCAACCGACCGCACAACACAAATGGATACGATTCTGGCATTGGCTAGAATAACCGGACTTAACAACAACATACCACAGATATCAGTCATTGCACTGGAAAGTCTGTTGCAACATGTCCCAGCACGAGATGACTTTGTTGCCGTCTGGAACACATTAGTCTCAGGGACTGAAATTAGCCCGATGGTACTGACCGGCCAGCTGGTTGCCGCCGGTTATCGGCAAGATGTATTAGCTGAGGTACCAGGAAGCTTCAGTCGTCGAGGCGGCATAATTGATATATTTTCACCGACCGAAGATTATCCTTTTCGCCTGGAATTCTTCGGAGACACCATTGAAAGCATCCGACTCTTTGACCCCGGCACCCAACGCTCCATCAGGACCCTTGACTGTGTAGAGCTTAGCCCGGCTTCTTTGTTAATAACACCACGACACTGGGGACAAGATTGTCTTAATGGTCTTGAAAATACGGTGTACGAAGAATTATTGGAAGAAGTGGATAAATTGAATGCCGGGGGCCGACCGGAAACATCCGGTTTCTGGCAGCCTTATGTTAATAAATCGTCTTTAATTGATTATGTCCCGACTGACACAATCGTGTTTATTGATGACCCTGAACTGGTTGCACGATCTTGGGAGTCATACCATGAAGAAGCCGAACAATTACGAATAGAAAAAGAAACACAGCGGCATTTACCCACCGATTATCCGATACCGTATCTATATTGGCAACATCTGCACAAATCATTCAATAGTCGACTCACTATTGAATTACGGTCATGGGGCGGGTCATCTAACAGCAGCATTGAACTACCATTTGCCGGTGCATCCAGTTACTCCGGACGCTTACCCGCTTTTTTTGAAAAACTCCCGGAATTACTTGAACAACAGAAAACAGTAATTATTCTGAGTTACCAATCTGAAAGGCTTCAGGAATTACTGAAGGAAAAAGCCATACCTTTTAAAGTAGCCGAAGAATTTAGCACCGATTTCCTTAAAAGCCTGACCATAATCCACAGTCTTTCGGACTCAGGTTGGGTGCTGATGGGTGAAATTTTTCTATTCACCGATCTTGAGCTTTTCGGTTTTATAAAGACAAGAAGGCAAAGTCACCGTCGTTCCAATATAAAAGGATTGGTACTGTCCGAACTCAACCCGGGCGACTTTGTGGTGCATATCGATCATGGCATTGCCCAGTTTAAAGAAATCATTAATAAGCAGGCCGGTGGAACCAATAGAGATTACCTCCTGCTGGAATATGCCGCTGGTGACCGATTGTACGTTCCAACCGACCAGATAGAGCGCGTAGGCCGTTATATCGGCACCGACGGCGAGTCCCCAGTTTTAAATAGATTGGGCACTCTTGAATGGACTCGTAGCAAAGAAAAAGCTCAAAAAGCGGCTGAGGAGATGGCCGAAGAGTTGGTTGAACTTTACGCCAACAGACAGCTTGTCAGTGGATATGCATATTCACCTGATACCATCTGGCAGCGGGAACTTGAAGGTTCATTCCCTTACGTAGAAACACCGGACCAGATCCGAGCACTTGATGACATTAAGACTGATATGGAAAAACCACAGCCAATGGACCGCCTGATTCTAGGCGATGTGGGCTATGGTAAGACTGAGGTAGCATTACGGGCAGCGTTTAAGGCAGTCATGGACGGACGCCAAGTTGCTATTTTGGTACCGACGACGGTTTTGGCCCAACAACATTATGTCACCTTTAAAAACCGGCTGGCAGCTTTTCCCCTAAAACTTGAATCACTTAGCCGCTTCCGCTCCGAAAGCGAGCAATGCCGAATAATTGACGATTTGGCCTGCGGTGTGGTGGATATCGTGATCGGTACCCATCGGTTGCTGCAATCCGATGTAAGATTTAACAATTTAGGACTCGTGATCATTGACGAAGAACAACGATTCGGAGTGATGCACAAAGAATTTCTGAAAAAATTACGTCAAGAAGTTGATGTACTTACCCTATCAGCGACTCCCATCCCACGAACACTTCAGTTATCCCTGACCGGTGTCCGAGATATGAGCATTATTGAAACACCTCCGCAGGAGAGACTGCCGGTTAAAACCATTGTCGCCGCCTGGGATGATAATATCGTCCGAGAGGCCATTCTAAGAGAACTAGAGCGCGGAGGCCAGGTGTTCTTTGTTCATAACCGGGTAGCCAGCATTTATCATATTGCGGCGAAGCTGCAAAAACTGGTACCGGAAGCATCATTCACTGTCGGCCACGGCCAGATGCCGGAACACGAATTGGAAATGGTGATGTCCCGCTTTACTGAGGGAACCGAAAACGTCCTCGTTTGTACAACTATAATTGAAAGCGGCGTGGATGTTCCTAATGCCAATACCATTATCATTAATCACGCAGACCGATTCGGATTGACCCAACTTTATCAACTGCGGGGGCGTGTTGGTCGGGGTACCAACCTCGCTTATTCCTACCTATTATATGAGAAAGATAAACGTCTAACGGAAACTTCGTTGAAACGACTAAAAACCATCTATGAGGCAGCTGAATTAGGCGCTGGTTACAGCATCGCGATGAAAGACCTGGAAATACGGGGTGCGGGCACGTTGCTGGGAACCAGGCAGAGCGGTCAGATAAGCGCTGTGGGCTTTAACCTCTATACCGAAATGCTAAGTGAAGCTGTTGAAAAACAGCAGAAAAAGCACAAACAACCGATTGAATCCAACACACGCCGGCTTACCCCTCCGTCGGTGGATTTACCAATTGTTGCCTATATTCCAGAAACATATATAGCCAATACCCAATTAAGACTCAGGCTGTATCAACGATTGACAGCAATCAATAATACCAGTGATTTAACTGAAATGGAAAATGAACTTTCTGACCGTTTCGGACCTATCCCTTCTGAAACCGCCGATGTTTTGTTTTTAATCAGGTTGCGGATATTTGGTGTAAAAATTGGAATCAAGTCCTTCAGTACAGCGAACGACGAAATTATCATCAGTTTTCACCCTGGCCTTCAACCGGATTTTAATAGGCTTCGCCCTCTGAAATCTGGAATATCGCTTTCGCCGACCAAAATAAGGATCAAATATCAAGAACCAGGCGTCAACTGGCGCCAATTGCTGGAAGAAATAACCTGGCGCCTGGCGAAATAA
- a CDS encoding zinc ribbon domain-containing protein: MPIYEYICPVCRNTFELRRPFSECDAVTECPTCKAECDRIISAFSHVTATPADHYLHAKDKAAEKMWLSERKIEDDKIKNPDPLAKWREERQQACGKGPEAWVEWAKEEVARKEKEADEERTKETAVRDYANWAAKSTSADPKEREMYKAAIEQEKMAAAFDPEERKRKWNPVTEVWEDDKPEFDYPPVFKPKGEKKESRFERRKPEITENEDEIPEDEQYL; this comes from the coding sequence ATGCCGATTTATGAATATATCTGTCCCGTATGCCGCAATACCTTTGAGTTGCGACGACCATTTAGCGAGTGCGATGCCGTCACCGAATGCCCGACTTGTAAAGCTGAGTGTGACCGTATAATATCCGCGTTTTCCCATGTGACTGCAACCCCAGCCGATCATTATCTCCATGCTAAAGATAAAGCTGCTGAAAAAATGTGGCTGTCTGAACGAAAAATTGAAGATGACAAGATTAAAAATCCAGACCCGCTTGCGAAATGGCGGGAGGAAAGGCAGCAGGCGTGCGGTAAAGGTCCCGAAGCTTGGGTTGAGTGGGCAAAAGAAGAAGTAGCTCGTAAGGAAAAGGAAGCCGACGAAGAACGTACCAAGGAAACTGCAGTTCGTGACTATGCTAATTGGGCGGCTAAGTCAACTTCGGCTGATCCAAAAGAGCGAGAAATGTATAAAGCCGCTATTGAACAGGAGAAAATGGCCGCTGCCTTTGATCCGGAGGAAAGAAAACGCAAGTGGAATCCGGTAACCGAAGTTTGGGAAGATGACAAACCGGAGTTTGACTATCCGCCCGTGTTCAAGCCCAAGGGTGAAAAGAAAGAAAGCCGCTTTGAGCGCAGGAAGCCGGAAATTACTGAAAACGAAGACGAGATTCCCGAGGACGAGCAGTATCTTTAA
- the lysS gene encoding lysine--tRNA ligase, whose amino-acid sequence MASRHERITQDRQDKLDRLRQAGINPYPNSFHRTHTNLQAINDLKFAEDCGTQPPVVTVSGRVISRRDMGKLSFIDLRDGDSKIQLFCSLKNLDETSILILSSLDIGDTIGATGVLMRTRAGEASVSVTQLLMLTKSLQPLPEKWHGLQDTEKRHRQRYLDMIANPEVKDTFRRRSQIISEIRRYLDSHGYTEVETPVLQSLACGASARPFLTHHNALQQDMYLRIALELYLKRLIVGGFDGVYEIGRIFRNEGISLKHNPEFTMLECYKAYADYQDMMTVVEEMVSGIVSVITGGLTVEHGDVTLNFKSPWPRVDFRSALLEHSGVDFLDYSDAESLRARMKELGLEADEAKDKGKLIDELHSHFVEPHLVQPCFLVDYPIEMSPLAKTKPGEPRIVERFEAFAGGMEIANAFSELNDPLEQEHRFSAQLEKGSCAPQVDDTETIDEDFLTALEYGMPPTGGLGVGIDRLIMLLTGHRSIREVILFPTLKDKE is encoded by the coding sequence ATGGCCTCAAGACACGAAAGAATTACTCAAGACCGACAGGACAAGCTTGATCGCTTGAGGCAAGCAGGCATTAATCCATATCCAAATTCATTTCACAGAACACACACCAACCTTCAGGCAATTAATGATCTCAAATTTGCAGAAGATTGCGGCACTCAGCCACCGGTGGTTACCGTAAGCGGGCGAGTGATATCACGGCGTGATATGGGTAAATTAAGTTTTATTGACCTACGTGATGGTGACAGTAAAATACAGCTATTTTGTAGCCTGAAAAATCTAGATGAAACCAGCATCTTAATACTGAGTTCTCTTGATATAGGGGATACCATTGGTGCCACCGGCGTGTTGATGCGAACCCGTGCCGGAGAAGCCTCCGTTAGCGTGACTCAGCTCCTGATGTTAACCAAATCTCTGCAGCCTTTGCCGGAAAAATGGCATGGGCTGCAGGATACTGAGAAGAGGCATCGCCAAAGGTATCTAGACATGATTGCCAACCCGGAAGTTAAGGATACTTTCCGGCGGCGATCTCAGATTATTTCCGAAATCCGCCGTTATTTGGATTCTCACGGCTATACTGAAGTGGAAACCCCTGTACTCCAGTCTCTAGCCTGCGGGGCATCCGCCCGGCCGTTCCTTACTCACCACAACGCCTTACAGCAGGATATGTACCTGCGTATCGCCTTGGAACTTTATTTAAAAAGACTTATTGTCGGCGGATTTGACGGTGTTTATGAAATCGGTAGGATCTTCCGCAACGAAGGTATTTCCCTTAAACATAACCCCGAGTTCACCATGCTGGAGTGTTACAAAGCCTATGCAGACTACCAGGATATGATGACAGTAGTTGAGGAAATGGTTTCCGGGATTGTCAGTGTTATCACAGGTGGGCTTACGGTGGAACACGGGGACGTTACCCTCAATTTTAAATCACCCTGGCCGCGAGTAGATTTCCGCAGCGCTTTATTGGAACACTCCGGGGTTGACTTTCTGGATTATTCGGATGCTGAGTCTTTGCGAGCTAGGATGAAAGAACTCGGCCTGGAAGCAGATGAAGCAAAGGACAAGGGTAAATTGATTGACGAATTACACTCCCACTTTGTTGAACCTCATCTGGTGCAACCGTGTTTTCTGGTTGATTACCCTATAGAAATGTCGCCGCTGGCTAAGACCAAACCTGGCGAACCACGTATAGTGGAACGCTTTGAGGCTTTTGCCGGTGGAATGGAAATAGCAAATGCTTTTTCCGAGTTGAACGACCCATTGGAACAGGAACACCGTTTTTCGGCCCAGCTGGAAAAGGGATCCTGTGCGCCGCAGGTTGACGATACGGAAACCATTGATGAAGACTTCCTTACTGCGCTGGAATACGGTATGCCGCCCACGGGTGGGCTTGGTGTTGGTATTGACCGTTTGATAATGTTGTTGACCGGACACCGTTCCATCCGGGAGGTCATCTTGTTTCCGACTCTCAAGGATAAGGAGTAG
- the serS gene encoding serine--tRNA ligase encodes MLDLKYIRENPDIVRRAVADRQTQAPIDEVIEADNARRATTQVLDELRRQRKEMSQTRPTDPEPGRILREKIAASEEELRNIEKRLHDFLLQIPNIPQESVPYGTSEADNVILRYYGEAAKYEFDPRPHWELGEQLGIIDFERGVKLSGSRFYVLKKSGARLQRALISFFLDLHTRKHGYSEMYLPFMVKKEALIGSGNLPKFADNLYHDAVDDLWMVPTAEVPLTNLHRDEIIANEQLPINYCAYTACFRREKMSAGKDTRGIKRGHQFDKVELYKFTSPETSNDELERLLEDAEDIVRALQLPYRIVQLCTADIGFASSKSYDIEIWSPGVNEWLEVSSCSNCWDFQGRRANIRYRRDNNGKVDFVHTLNGSGLALPRVLIAVLENYQQADGTVMVPEVLRPFMGIDFIKAE; translated from the coding sequence ATGCTTGATTTAAAATATATTCGGGAAAATCCTGATATCGTACGTCGTGCCGTTGCCGACCGCCAAACACAGGCTCCAATTGACGAAGTTATTGAGGCCGACAACGCCCGAAGGGCAACCACACAGGTGCTGGACGAACTCCGACGTCAACGAAAAGAAATGTCCCAGACTCGCCCGACAGATCCGGAGCCCGGTAGAATCCTGCGAGAAAAAATTGCCGCTTCGGAAGAAGAACTGCGTAATATTGAAAAACGGTTACATGATTTTTTATTGCAGATTCCCAACATTCCTCAGGAAAGCGTTCCCTATGGCACCAGCGAAGCCGACAATGTTATTTTAAGATATTACGGGGAGGCAGCGAAATATGAATTTGACCCTAGACCCCATTGGGAACTGGGAGAACAATTAGGAATCATTGATTTTGAACGTGGTGTCAAATTATCCGGCTCCCGTTTTTATGTACTTAAAAAGTCCGGTGCCCGATTGCAGCGAGCCCTAATCTCGTTTTTCCTTGACTTGCATACCAGAAAACACGGCTATAGTGAGATGTATCTCCCGTTCATGGTTAAAAAGGAGGCGTTAATTGGGTCGGGCAATTTACCAAAGTTCGCTGATAATCTTTACCATGATGCGGTTGACGACTTGTGGATGGTACCGACTGCTGAAGTCCCCCTAACCAATTTGCACCGGGATGAAATTATTGCCAACGAACAATTACCGATCAACTACTGCGCTTATACTGCCTGTTTCCGCCGCGAAAAGATGAGCGCCGGCAAGGACACCCGCGGCATTAAACGCGGTCATCAGTTTGACAAAGTGGAGCTGTATAAGTTTACCAGCCCGGAAACATCCAATGACGAACTTGAAAGGCTTCTTGAGGATGCCGAGGATATTGTCCGAGCACTTCAGTTGCCATACCGAATCGTTCAGTTATGCACCGCAGATATCGGCTTTGCTTCAAGCAAAAGCTATGATATTGAGATTTGGTCACCGGGTGTAAACGAGTGGCTTGAAGTCAGCTCCTGTTCCAACTGTTGGGATTTCCAGGGACGTCGGGCTAATATACGTTATAGGCGGGACAATAACGGTAAAGTAGATTTCGTTCATACACTTAACGGTTCTGGATTAGCATTGCCGCGAGTACTGATCGCCGTATTAGAAAATTATCAGCAAGCAGATGGGACAGTGATGGTACCAGAAGTATTGAGACCATTCATGGGAATTGACTTTATAAAGGCTGAATAA
- a CDS encoding NAD(P)/FAD-dependent oxidoreductase, producing the protein MARFEYDLIVIGAGIGGLATASFAAGLGKRVLLVEKERIGGSCTLKTCMPTKSLIRSGVMANVLQRAKDYGLTYQLDHYNADGVFPYINRVIADVNSIDTPESFNAIGINTAFGSAQFIDRHHVLVGSRKYSADRFIIATGSRPASIGIPGTDIPGCLDVESLFRLKTLPATMVVIGGGPAGVELGLALRLLGQEVTILEVADSILFREDREIVQCLVDHVKKLGLKIITGCKVKELQQHESQVRITITDSDGTLRDIVSDAVLMTIGRTPNIEGLNLEKAGVEYTGKGITVNRHLQTTQPNIFACGDVTGLSQNASMVEKQSLAAANNAIVPVFKTRQNFEHMVSVIFTEPPLARAGLTEEEAAARFGKRIKIYRYDYRNLRRAKMERQDYGMAKIICRTNGKIIGVHIWGERAEELAHEMQLLKATGKPLHFLHSVSHAYPTFAEGVLKRLGDMAYVDRMAGNLFVRLGLKLLPGFKNNLKAIKAKL; encoded by the coding sequence TTGGCTCGTTTTGAGTACGATTTAATTGTTATCGGCGCCGGTATCGGCGGGTTGGCTACTGCCAGTTTTGCCGCAGGCTTGGGTAAACGAGTCTTGCTGGTAGAAAAAGAACGCATCGGTGGTAGTTGTACATTGAAAACCTGTATGCCTACAAAATCCCTGATTCGTTCAGGAGTGATGGCAAATGTGTTGCAGAGAGCCAAGGACTACGGTTTAACCTACCAACTTGACCACTACAATGCTGATGGAGTTTTTCCGTATATCAACCGTGTCATTGCCGATGTGAATTCCATTGACACGCCTGAAAGCTTCAACGCAATCGGCATTAACACGGCTTTTGGTTCAGCTCAATTTATTGATAGACACCACGTATTAGTAGGTTCCAGAAAATATTCTGCCGATCGCTTTATTATCGCCACAGGTAGTCGCCCAGCCAGTATTGGCATTCCAGGAACTGATATTCCCGGATGCTTGGATGTGGAAAGTCTTTTTAGACTGAAAACACTTCCTGCCACTATGGTGGTTATCGGCGGTGGGCCTGCAGGTGTTGAACTTGGGTTGGCACTTCGGCTGTTGGGGCAGGAAGTAACTATTTTGGAAGTTGCTGATTCAATTCTGTTTCGGGAAGATCGGGAGATAGTGCAATGTTTGGTGGATCATGTCAAAAAGCTGGGATTAAAAATTATAACCGGTTGTAAGGTGAAGGAACTTCAACAACATGAGAGCCAAGTACGGATAACCATTACTGACAGCGATGGTACCCTGCGAGACATTGTAAGCGACGCTGTATTAATGACTATCGGCCGAACGCCGAACATTGAAGGTCTCAATCTGGAAAAGGCGGGCGTAGAATATACCGGTAAGGGGATCACGGTTAACCGTCATTTACAGACTACTCAACCTAATATATTTGCTTGTGGGGATGTCACCGGTTTGAGCCAGAACGCTTCCATGGTTGAAAAGCAGTCACTGGCGGCAGCTAATAACGCCATCGTACCTGTGTTCAAAACCCGACAGAACTTTGAACATATGGTTTCCGTGATTTTTACTGAGCCACCCCTGGCCAGAGCCGGATTGACCGAAGAAGAGGCTGCTGCTCGATTCGGCAAGCGCATCAAAATATACCGGTATGACTATCGGAATTTGCGCCGAGCCAAGATGGAACGTCAGGATTACGGAATGGCCAAGATCATTTGCCGTACTAACGGCAAGATTATCGGCGTTCATATCTGGGGTGAAAGGGCCGAAGAATTAGCGCATGAGATGCAATTGTTGAAAGCCACCGGCAAACCATTGCATTTTCTACACTCAGTCAGCCACGCTTACCCTACTTTTGCCGAAGGGGTGTTGAAACGCTTGGGTGATATGGCTTACGTGGATAGGATGGCTGGGAATTTATTTGTTAGACTTGGTTTGAAATTGTTGCCCGGATTCAAGAATAACCTGAAAGCAATTAAAGCCAAACTTTGA